A single Staphylococcus muscae DNA region contains:
- the rocF gene encoding arginase gives MNKKIELIGAPVLFGQRKFGVDFGPDAIRYAGVVERLQRIGHEVLDSGNISVPKVSVEKLQAETSGLRNYEEIFSYNKTLMEKVSESITQGHFPVVLGGDHSLAIGSVSGVSAHYDQLGVIWYDAHGDLNIPEESPSGNVHGMSLRILAGEGDEQLAQLGGMSPKVSPDRIVLIGMRDLDYGERQYIKKHGIKTYTMADIDALGIKTVIQETIVYLKERTDGIHLSLDVDALDPNETPGTGTKVSGGLTYRESHFALELLQQSGLITSLDVVEVNPLLDNGNHTAEQAVALLGSFFGETLL, from the coding sequence ATGAATAAAAAGATAGAGCTTATAGGTGCACCGGTATTATTCGGTCAAAGGAAATTCGGTGTGGATTTTGGCCCGGATGCAATTCGTTATGCAGGAGTTGTTGAAAGACTTCAAAGAATTGGTCATGAAGTATTAGACAGCGGGAATATTTCTGTTCCAAAAGTAAGTGTTGAAAAGCTACAAGCTGAGACGTCAGGACTGAGAAATTATGAAGAAATTTTCTCATACAATAAAACATTAATGGAGAAGGTATCTGAAAGCATCACACAAGGGCATTTCCCAGTTGTACTAGGTGGTGATCATTCACTAGCAATTGGTTCTGTATCAGGTGTGAGTGCTCACTACGATCAACTCGGTGTGATTTGGTATGATGCACATGGTGACTTGAACATACCTGAAGAATCACCATCTGGCAATGTACACGGCATGTCTCTTCGCATTCTTGCTGGAGAAGGGGATGAACAACTTGCACAGCTTGGTGGTATGTCACCTAAAGTCTCACCTGATCGTATTGTACTAATTGGTATGCGCGACTTAGATTATGGTGAGCGGCAATATATTAAAAAACATGGTATTAAAACGTATACGATGGCAGATATCGATGCGTTAGGAATTAAGACAGTGATTCAAGAAACGATTGTATACCTAAAAGAGCGTACGGATGGTATTCACTTGTCGTTGGATGTAGATGCTTTAGACCCAAATGAAACGCCTGGAACTGGTACGAAAGTGTCGGGTGGTTTAACATATCGCGAAAGTCATTTTGCGCTAGAGTTATTGCAGCAATCTGGGTTAATTACTTCATTGGATGTAGTAGAAGTGAATCCACTATTAGACAATGGTAATCATACAGCAGAACAAGCGGTGGCATTGTTAGGTTCGTTCTTCGGTGAAACATTATTATAA